TATTACTCCCTTCAAAGACAATGTTAATTACTGACATACGTTTGATATGTTTTTGCTAAAGACTAGCATGTTAACTGAGCCTTTAAGCCTATTGGATAGATATTATGAATTTAGATAAATCAACAAAACGCATTGCTAAAAAAGTTAAAAATGGCTTTCAAGGATATCCACAAATAACGCTAGCTTATTTTGGAGAGTCAGAAAGTTGTGCAACAAAAGTGGTGGTCAGTTTTGTATTAGAGGAAGGTGCTGACGCTCAAGAAGAGAAATTTTTAAGCGAAAGTGATGTTCGTAAAGATGAAACGATTCAGACAACCATCGTAAAAATTATTGAGCGAGCTGAAGCGAAAACAGTGATAGAAGTCGCGGGAGTCGCAAAAATTAATTGATATCAGTTTTATGATCAGTAAAAGATCACCCACGCTCAATTACTCGTAATAATACTAATTTTGACTTTTATGCATATTTTAGATTGATTATGGTTAATTTAGTCTCTATATTTGCCGCACTTTCACTCAACCAATGTCCCTACTCATGAATGTTTTTAAACAACCATTAACTGTAAGCGCAGTTATGGCAATGTCTAGTACATTTTTAAATGATGTTTCTGCTTTTGAAAACGGCGAAATGCAAACTGATAATATTGCTGCTGAAACGTCAGATACAGGGTTTTCTGGTCGTATTCGTGTGGGCTACATTTCAATTGATAATGAGGTTGAAGCGCGTATGCAAAGTTCTGCTATCGGCGCAGAGCTTAATTATAGCAGTGCAAGTTGGCAAGGTCTTACTGCCAACGGTAGCTTATATACCACACAAAAAATATTCCACGATGATGAAGGTAGCTTTTTTGGCTCTGATGGCGACGGTTATGCCGTTTTAGGACAAGCCTACCTAAAAGCAAACATTGAAAATACTGAAGTTAAACTCGGCCGTTTTGGTTTTGACTCGCCTTATGTTGACATGAACGATGTGCGTATGGTGCCGAATAGCTTTACCGGCATTTTAGTGACTAATGCCGATATTACCGATACCACGGTATATGCTGCGCATTTAACTGACTGGATCAGTGTAGATAGCGAAAAACCAGAAGACTTTATTGATCTACTAGGTAGTGATAGCGTTAACGTATTAGGTGTTGTTTATCAGGGAATTGACCATGTTGAGCTACAAACATGGTATTACAATGCCAAAGACTTAGCCGACTTTTTCTATGTTGATGCTACCGTTGAGTTTGATAACATTACCTTAGGTGCTCAATTTGGTAAGCAATCAGACAGCAGTGATAATAATAGCGGCCCTGATGGTGACGTATATGGCATTATGGCCAGTTATACATTGAATGACTTTACATTTAAATCCTCGTATAACCATGTGTCGGGTACTATTATCAATGGCTTTGGTGGCGGTCCTTTTTATTCCAATGCGGCAGATCACACTATATCGGGTGTACTCGATCAAGATGCCTTGGCAGTTGGTGTTGATTACAGTGGTTTTGATAACATCACGTTGGGATTATTAAATGTTGCTTTTGACAAAGGTGCTGACGAAATAGACTTATTTTTCAGCTATGATTTTGGTAATAACATGGTATTTGATTTTATTTATCACCATATACATGACGATGGAAAAATGGTTTTAGCTATGTTTAATGTTGGCTTTTAATTATTTTTTAAGTGTTTTTAAAGTAACTCAATAAAGTAGTGCTTACATATAGCGCTACTCCACCTTTTTAATATGCGTGAGTTTATTTACTCACAGGTAAGGTTACTCAGTAACATCATATTGATTATGTTATTATCTTAATTAATTGCTTTACAGAATATTCCATCATTTTATTGCCATGACAAACCTTACTGCTTGTTTTACGCCTTTTTCTCAGTCTATTGACAATACTGTGCTGCCAGAAAAATTTACCTTCCCATTTTATTACCAACCACAGCCCATTGCCATTGCCGCTGCTTTGCAGTTACAGCAACAGCTTGAACAGCTGCCTATTAGCTATTCTGAAGCTTTTACAGAAACTAAAGCTGAACAAGTTAGTACAGGTAAAATGTTTGGTGTTTTAGTGGTAAAAAGTAGCCAAGATAACATCGGCTTTCTCAGTGCCTACTCTGGTCAACTCGACCTTGATGTAAATATGATTAAATTTGTACCTGCAGTGTCTAATATGCAATTGCAAGATTCAGCGTTTTTAACTGAAAACAGCATTATTAACAATATTAATGCTGAAATAACGGTTTTGGAAAATAGCCAGCAGCTTAGCCGTATTAGCGAAAACCTAAATGATGCCACAATAGCCTATCAGCAAGCATTATCATCCCAGCAAAATCAAATTGTGTTGAACCGTCAACAAAGAAAGCAACGACGTACAGTCGCTTCTGAGCAACTAACAGACAAAGATGCTGAGCGCTTAAGTATTGAGTTAGCAGGGCAAAGTATTCAAGAAAAAAAGCAGCTACAAGCACTTAAGCAAAGCGGTCAAAAAAATCTTGAATCATTACACCAAGCCTTAACTGACATTACAGATGAAATTGATAAGTTAAAGAAGCTGCGAAAATCACGTTCGAAAAATTTACAAAAAAAACTCTTCGCTCAATATGATTTTCTTAATGCTAACGGCGAAACGAAAGATTTAAACGCTATTTTTGCCGAATTACCTGAGCATACACCACCCGCAGGGGCAGGCGATTGCGCGGCACCTAAATTATTACAATATGCCTATCAACATAACTTAACGCCCATTGCGATGGCTGAGTTTTGGTGGGGCGCTGCACCTAAATCAGCTATTCGACAACACAAAAACTATTACCCATCTTGTTACAGCAAATGCCAACCCATTTTGACTCATATGCTTAAAGGCCTGAAAGTCGACGATAACCCATTATTAGTAAATCCTGCGCAGGGTAAAGATTTAACGATTGTTTACCAAGATAGCGATATGCTAGTGGTTAACAAACCTGCTGAGTTTTTATCGGTGCCAGGTAAAAATATTGAAGATTCGGTTTACATGCGCATTAAAACGCAATTTCCACAGGCGTCGGGGCCACTTATTGTGCATCGGTTAGATATGTCGACTTCTGGGTTATTAATCATA
The Colwellia sp. Arc7-D genome window above contains:
- a CDS encoding OprD family outer membrane porin: MNVFKQPLTVSAVMAMSSTFLNDVSAFENGEMQTDNIAAETSDTGFSGRIRVGYISIDNEVEARMQSSAIGAELNYSSASWQGLTANGSLYTTQKIFHDDEGSFFGSDGDGYAVLGQAYLKANIENTEVKLGRFGFDSPYVDMNDVRMVPNSFTGILVTNADITDTTVYAAHLTDWISVDSEKPEDFIDLLGSDSVNVLGVVYQGIDHVELQTWYYNAKDLADFFYVDATVEFDNITLGAQFGKQSDSSDNNSGPDGDVYGIMASYTLNDFTFKSSYNHVSGTIINGFGGGPFYSNAADHTISGVLDQDALAVGVDYSGFDNITLGLLNVAFDKGADEIDLFFSYDFGNNMVFDFIYHHIHDDGKMVLAMFNVGF
- a CDS encoding RluA family pseudouridine synthase; this translates as MTNLTACFTPFSQSIDNTVLPEKFTFPFYYQPQPIAIAAALQLQQQLEQLPISYSEAFTETKAEQVSTGKMFGVLVVKSSQDNIGFLSAYSGQLDLDVNMIKFVPAVSNMQLQDSAFLTENSIINNINAEITVLENSQQLSRISENLNDATIAYQQALSSQQNQIVLNRQQRKQRRTVASEQLTDKDAERLSIELAGQSIQEKKQLQALKQSGQKNLESLHQALTDITDEIDKLKKLRKSRSKNLQKKLFAQYDFLNANGETKDLNAIFAELPEHTPPAGAGDCAAPKLLQYAYQHNLTPIAMAEFWWGAAPKSAIRQHKNYYPSCYSKCQPILTHMLKGLKVDDNPLLVNPAQGKDLTIVYQDSDMLVVNKPAEFLSVPGKNIEDSVYMRIKTQFPQASGPLIVHRLDMSTSGLLIIALNKRAHKALQKQFIERSIEKRYVALVSGNVVEDNGTIELPLILDFDDKPRQMVCYERGKHALTTWRVLERKNNTTRLHLFPKTGRTHQLRVHCAHKLGLNMPIVGDDHYGLKAERLHLHAEYLSLSHPINHCKLEFEVAADF